Proteins encoded together in one Streptomyces sp. TLI_171 window:
- a CDS encoding YafY family protein — protein sequence MRADRLLALLLLLQNRGRMTAAELATELEVSVRTVHRDVEALGAAGVPVLAERGPTGGYRLMDGYRTRLTGLTAGEAGALFFAGLPGPARELGLGTLLATAELKVRAALPAELAESTRQLQERFHLDPASWFHDPDPVPLLTAVARAVWEQQVLDVHYRRWRGEVQRELRPLGMVLKAGIWYLAASADDQVRTYRVSRLLSAEPTGAHFERPPGFDLAAHWSEFARRLAASLHQDTAEVRVSPRAFRMLPMQFGSAGARAVASAGPPDADGWVRVLLPVESEPVAVSDLLRLGADADVLGPPSLRAAVAEAVAALHHRYTRTP from the coding sequence ATGCGCGCCGACCGTCTCCTCGCCCTGCTCCTGCTGCTGCAGAACCGCGGCCGGATGACCGCCGCCGAACTGGCGACCGAGCTGGAGGTGTCCGTGCGCACCGTCCACCGGGACGTGGAGGCGCTCGGCGCCGCGGGCGTGCCGGTGCTCGCCGAACGCGGCCCGACCGGCGGATACCGGCTGATGGACGGCTACCGCACCCGGCTCACCGGCCTCACCGCGGGCGAGGCGGGCGCCCTGTTCTTCGCCGGACTGCCCGGCCCGGCCCGGGAGTTGGGGCTGGGCACGCTGCTCGCCACCGCCGAACTGAAGGTCCGGGCCGCGCTGCCGGCCGAACTCGCCGAGAGCACGCGGCAGTTGCAGGAACGCTTCCACCTGGACCCGGCGTCCTGGTTCCACGACCCCGATCCCGTGCCGCTGCTCACCGCGGTCGCCCGCGCGGTCTGGGAGCAGCAGGTGCTGGACGTCCACTACCGGCGCTGGCGCGGCGAGGTGCAGCGCGAACTACGGCCGCTGGGAATGGTGTTGAAGGCAGGCATCTGGTACCTGGCCGCGTCCGCCGACGACCAGGTCCGCACCTACCGGGTCTCCCGTCTGCTGTCCGCCGAGCCCACCGGCGCACACTTCGAACGACCCCCCGGATTCGACCTGGCGGCCCACTGGTCGGAGTTCGCCCGCCGGCTGGCGGCCTCCCTGCACCAGGACACCGCCGAGGTGCGGGTCTCCCCCCGCGCGTTCCGCATGCTGCCGATGCAGTTCGGCTCGGCCGGCGCCCGGGCGGTCGCGAGCGCCGGCCCGCCGGACGCCGACGGCTGGGTACGGGTGCTGCTCCCGGTCGAGTCGGAGCCGGTGGCGGTCAGCGACCTGCTCCGGCTCGGCGCGGACGCGGACGTCCTCGGCCCGCCCTCGCTGCGCGCCGCCGTGGCGGAAGCCGTGGCCGCCCTCCACCACCGCTACACGCGGACGCCCTGA